The following are encoded in a window of Geobacter metallireducens GS-15 genomic DNA:
- a CDS encoding cation transporter — MLCDKFLRLQELYRKAAILALITISYNIIEGIVSVWFGAADETLSLFGFGLDSFVEVISGVGIWHMVRRLRRGEEEKRDSFERRALRITGGAFYLLAAGLVVTAGLSIYGGHRPETTVWGIVVSLVSISFMWLLIRHKMKVGKALNSPAILADAACSRACLLLSVVLLAASAGYELTGIGYLDSLGSLAIAWLSFREGREAFDKADGMACSCSCACGAAEKS, encoded by the coding sequence ATGCTCTGCGACAAATTTCTTCGGCTTCAGGAACTCTATCGAAAGGCGGCCATCCTGGCCCTCATTACCATCAGCTACAATATCATTGAAGGGATTGTGTCGGTCTGGTTCGGCGCGGCGGACGAGACCCTCTCCCTTTTCGGCTTCGGGCTCGACTCCTTCGTGGAGGTGATCTCGGGGGTGGGGATCTGGCACATGGTGCGGCGGCTCCGGCGGGGGGAGGAGGAGAAGCGGGACTCCTTCGAACGGCGGGCACTGCGGATCACGGGGGGAGCCTTTTACCTGCTTGCGGCGGGGCTCGTGGTGACGGCGGGTCTCAGCATCTATGGCGGCCACCGCCCGGAGACCACCGTCTGGGGGATCGTGGTGTCGCTGGTATCCATCTCGTTCATGTGGCTCCTCATCCGCCACAAGATGAAGGTGGGGAAGGCCCTCAACTCGCCGGCTATCCTGGCCGACGCCGCCTGCAGCCGGGCCTGTCTGCTGCTGTCGGTGGTTCTTCTGGCGGCCAGCGCCGGCTATGAGCTGACCGGCATCGGGTATCTCGATTCCCTCGGCTCCCTGGCCATTGCCTGGCTCTCCTTCCGGGAGGGGCGTGAGGCCTTCGACAA
- a CDS encoding thioredoxin family protein codes for MKIEVLGTGCAKCKTLYENAKKAVEMSGKEAEVIKVEEIQKIMKYGVMRTPALVVDGVVKFSGKVASPDEIRGML; via the coding sequence ATGAAGATCGAAGTGCTCGGCACTGGCTGCGCCAAATGCAAAACCCTCTACGAGAACGCGAAGAAGGCCGTGGAGATGAGCGGCAAGGAGGCTGAGGTCATCAAAGTCGAAGAAATCCAGAAGATCATGAAGTACGGGGTGATGCGCACTCCCGCGCTGGTGGTCGACGGGGTAGTCAAATTCTCCGGCAAAGTGGCCTCGCCGGACGAGATCAGGGGGATGCTGTGA
- a CDS encoding cytochrome c biogenesis CcdA family protein: protein MSLLDNIEQIVATQPLLAFGAVFMGGVLSSASPCVLATIPLVVGFVGGHAGESRKKAFLYSLSFIIGLSLTFTIFGAAAALLGTMFGTVGGWWYVAVGAVAVAMGLQMLGLYDLNLPALPQFRPKRGGLVGALLLGLFFGVASSPCATPVLVVILSFAALKGNILDGTFLLFTYALGHCLLMLAAGTFTGFVEAFAASRGVADISLWGKRVSGFIIALAGAWFIWRAF from the coding sequence ATGAGCCTCCTCGACAATATCGAGCAGATTGTCGCGACGCAGCCGCTTCTGGCCTTCGGCGCGGTCTTTATGGGAGGAGTCCTCTCGTCTGCCTCCCCCTGCGTCCTGGCCACCATTCCGCTGGTGGTGGGATTCGTGGGGGGGCATGCGGGAGAAAGCCGGAAGAAGGCCTTTCTCTACTCCCTCTCCTTCATCATCGGTCTGTCGCTTACCTTCACCATCTTCGGCGCTGCCGCGGCGCTCCTGGGGACCATGTTCGGCACCGTGGGGGGATGGTGGTACGTGGCCGTGGGCGCCGTGGCGGTGGCCATGGGGCTCCAGATGCTGGGGCTCTATGACCTGAACCTGCCGGCGCTGCCGCAATTCAGGCCGAAACGGGGCGGCCTCGTGGGTGCGCTCCTCCTCGGCCTCTTCTTCGGGGTCGCCTCATCCCCCTGCGCCACGCCGGTCTTGGTCGTGATCCTCTCCTTCGCAGCCCTGAAGGGGAATATCCTGGACGGGACGTTCCTCCTCTTCACCTACGCCCTCGGCCATTGCCTCCTCATGCTTGCCGCCGGCACCTTCACCGGCTTCGTGGAGGCCTTCGCCGCCTCACGGGGGGTAGCCGACATCTCCCTCTGGGGAAAACGGGTGAGCGGTTTCATCATCGCACTGGCCGGGGCCTGGTTCATCTGGCGGGCATTCTGA
- a CDS encoding thioredoxin family protein, with protein MRFLTLLFLLLTATVARAELPSATDDAINKALASGKPAVIDLGARYCIPCKKMAPILESLATEYRGKATVLFIDVNENQAAPKRFRVQMIPTQIFFDARGKEVKRHMGFMDKADIVKELNALGVR; from the coding sequence ATGCGTTTTCTCACTCTCCTTTTCCTGCTCCTCACTGCAACTGTTGCGCGGGCGGAGCTTCCTTCGGCCACCGATGACGCTATCAACAAAGCCCTTGCCTCGGGCAAGCCAGCGGTCATCGACCTGGGGGCCAGATACTGCATACCCTGCAAGAAAATGGCTCCGATCCTCGAATCTCTAGCGACAGAATATAGGGGAAAAGCAACTGTTCTATTCATCGACGTCAATGAAAACCAAGCCGCGCCGAAGCGGTTCCGGGTGCAGATGATCCCGACCCAGATATTTTTCGACGCCCGTGGGAAGGAAGTGAAGCGGCACATGGGCTTCATGGACAAGGCTGATATCGTCAAGGAACTGAATGCCCTGGGCGTGCGATGA